The Anomaloglossus baeobatrachus isolate aAnoBae1 chromosome 10, aAnoBae1.hap1, whole genome shotgun sequence genome has a segment encoding these proteins:
- the CBFA2T3 gene encoding protein CBFA2T3 isoform X1, whose translation MPDSPADVKTQTRTTPPNMPPPSPALSQGGNRNSSFTPSTMMNGSSHSPTAINGAPSTPNGFSNGPSASSSAALTNQQLPPACGARQLSKLKRFLTTLQQFGSDISPEIGERVRALVLGLVNSTLTIEEFHSKLQEATNFPLRPFVIPFLKANLPLLQRELLHCARLAKQSPAQYLAQHEQLLLDTSVSSSPSDSSEILLEVNENGKRRTPDRTKESAQEGLHPDHLPKRPCTTSPAQRYSPSNGLLHPPTNGLPHPTPPPTQHYRLEDMVLAHHYRHTDPREMRERHRQAAVHEVIDHRLTEREWAEEWKHLNNLLNCIMDMVEKTRRSLTVLRRCQEADREELNHWIRRYSDAEDLKKSVSSVAQPTRHLSSSSSTESSPAEPSREFLHRTPAGYMPEEIWRKAEEAVNEVKRQAMSELQKAVSEAERKAHDLITIERAKMERALAEAKRQASEDAVSVINQQEDSNESCWNCGRKASETCSGCNTARYCGSFCQHKDWEKHHHVCGQSLHHPPSTQPAPTNPTTPAASPTASSSASRSGTPATPLLLDTASR comes from the exons TGATGAACGGGAGCAGCCACTCTCCCACCGCCATCAACGGAGCACCCTCTACCCCCAATGGATTCAGCAATGGACCCTCAGCATCATCCTCCGCCGCATTAACCAATCAGCAGTTACCCCCGGCCTGCGGGGCCCGTCAGCTCAGCAAACTCAAGCGCTTCCTGACCACCTTACAGCAGTTTGGCAGTGACATAtctccggagatcggggaacgcgtGCGTGCACTGGTGCTCGGGCTCGTG AATTCCACACTCACAATTGAGGAGTTCCATTCGAAGCTACAAGAAGCCACCAACTTTCCTCTCCGTCCATTTGTCATCCCTTTTCTGAAG GCGAACCTCCCATTACTGCAGCGGGAGCTTCTCCACTGTGCCCGCCTGGCAAAGCAAAGTCCCGCACAGTATTTAGCACAACATGAACAGCTCCTCCTTGACACCAGTGTCAGCAGTTCCCCGAGCGATTCTTCCGAAATCTTATTGGAAGTGAATGAGAACGGCAAGAGGAGGACACCCGACAG GACCAAAGAGAGTGCGCAGGAAGGTCTCCATCCGGACCACCTCCCCAAGCGTCCATGCACCACAAGTCCAGCACAAAGATACAGTCCCAGTAATGGGCTTCTTCACCCACCCACCAATGGCCTCCCGCACCCCACTCCCCCGCCGACACAGCACTATCGCTTAGAGGATATGGTGCTGGCACACCACTACCGACATACAGATCCACGGGAGATGCGAGAACGTCACCGACAGGCAG CTGTGCACGAAGTCATTGATCATAGGCTGACGGAGCGCGAGTGGGCCGAGGAATGGAAGCATCTCAACAAC CTCTTAAACTGCATCATGGATATGGTGGAAAAAACACGACGTTCACTGACCGTCCTCCGCCGCTGCCAAGAAGCAGACAGAGAGGAGCTTAACCACTGGATACGCCGCTACAGCGATGCAGAGGACTTGAAGAAGAGTGTCAGCTCTGTGGCTCAGCCGACCAGACACCTGAGCAGTTCCTCCAGCACCGAGTCCTCCCCAGCGG AACCATCGAGGGAATTCCTACATAGGACGCCGGCCGGGTACATGCCAGAAGAGATCTGGAGAAAGGCAG AGGAGGCGGTGAACGAAGTCAAACGCCAGGCCATGTCGGAGCTCCAGAAGGCTGTGTCCGAAGCGGAACGCAAGGCCCACGACCTCATCACAATAGAGAGGGCCAAGATGGAGCGAGCTTTGGCGGAAGCAAAGCGGCAAGCGTCCGAGGATGCCGTGTCCGTCATCAATCAGCAGGAAGACTCAAATGAG AGCTGTTGGAATTGCGGCCGGAAAGCAAGCGAGACCTGCAGCGGCTGCAACACGGCACGATATTGTGGTTCCTTCTGCCAACACAAAGACTGGGAGAAACATCATCATGTCTGCGGCCAATCCTTGCACCACCCACCCAGCACACAGCCAGCGCCAACTAACCCAACCACACCGGCTGCCAGCCCCACCGCCAGCAGTTCGGCCTCCCGCTCCGGGACCCCTGCCACACCTCTCCTGCTTGATACGGCTTCTCGCTAA
- the CBFA2T3 gene encoding protein CBFA2T3 isoform X2, which produces MPDSPADVKTQTRTTPPNMPPPSPALSQGGNRNSSFTPSTMMNGSSHSPTAINGAPSTPNGFSNGPSASSSAALTNQQLPPACGARQLSKLKRFLTTLQQFGSDISPEIGERVRALVLGLVNSTLTIEEFHSKLQEATNFPLRPFVIPFLKANLPLLQRELLHCARLAKQSPAQYLAQHEQLLLDTSVSSSPSDSSEILLEVNENGKRRTPDRTKESAQEGLHPDHLPKRPCTTSPAQRYSPSNGLLHPPTNGLPHPTPPPTQHYRLEDMVLAHHYRHTDPREMRERHRQAAVHEVIDHRLTEREWAEEWKHLNNLLNCIMDMVEKTRRSLTVLRRCQEADREELNHWIRRYSDAEDLKKSVSSVAQPTRHLSSSSSTESSPAEPSREFLHRTPAGYMPEEIWRKAGLIFPSELSLCPHRGGGERSQTPGHVGAPEGCVRSGTQGPRPHHNREGQDGASFGGSKAASVRGCRVRHQSAGRLK; this is translated from the exons TGATGAACGGGAGCAGCCACTCTCCCACCGCCATCAACGGAGCACCCTCTACCCCCAATGGATTCAGCAATGGACCCTCAGCATCATCCTCCGCCGCATTAACCAATCAGCAGTTACCCCCGGCCTGCGGGGCCCGTCAGCTCAGCAAACTCAAGCGCTTCCTGACCACCTTACAGCAGTTTGGCAGTGACATAtctccggagatcggggaacgcgtGCGTGCACTGGTGCTCGGGCTCGTG AATTCCACACTCACAATTGAGGAGTTCCATTCGAAGCTACAAGAAGCCACCAACTTTCCTCTCCGTCCATTTGTCATCCCTTTTCTGAAG GCGAACCTCCCATTACTGCAGCGGGAGCTTCTCCACTGTGCCCGCCTGGCAAAGCAAAGTCCCGCACAGTATTTAGCACAACATGAACAGCTCCTCCTTGACACCAGTGTCAGCAGTTCCCCGAGCGATTCTTCCGAAATCTTATTGGAAGTGAATGAGAACGGCAAGAGGAGGACACCCGACAG GACCAAAGAGAGTGCGCAGGAAGGTCTCCATCCGGACCACCTCCCCAAGCGTCCATGCACCACAAGTCCAGCACAAAGATACAGTCCCAGTAATGGGCTTCTTCACCCACCCACCAATGGCCTCCCGCACCCCACTCCCCCGCCGACACAGCACTATCGCTTAGAGGATATGGTGCTGGCACACCACTACCGACATACAGATCCACGGGAGATGCGAGAACGTCACCGACAGGCAG CTGTGCACGAAGTCATTGATCATAGGCTGACGGAGCGCGAGTGGGCCGAGGAATGGAAGCATCTCAACAAC CTCTTAAACTGCATCATGGATATGGTGGAAAAAACACGACGTTCACTGACCGTCCTCCGCCGCTGCCAAGAAGCAGACAGAGAGGAGCTTAACCACTGGATACGCCGCTACAGCGATGCAGAGGACTTGAAGAAGAGTGTCAGCTCTGTGGCTCAGCCGACCAGACACCTGAGCAGTTCCTCCAGCACCGAGTCCTCCCCAGCGG AACCATCGAGGGAATTCCTACATAGGACGCCGGCCGGGTACATGCCAGAAGAGATCTGGAGAAAGGCAG GACTCATCTTCCCATCTGAGCTGTCTCTCTGCCCGCACAGAGGAGGCGGTGAACGAAGTCAAACGCCAGGCCATGTCGGAGCTCCAGAAGGCTGTGTCCGAAGCGGAACGCAAGGCCCACGACCTCATCACAATAGAGAGGGCCAAGATGGAGCGAGCTTTGGCGGAAGCAAAGCGGCAAGCGTCCGAGGATGCCGTGTCCGTCATCAATCAGCAGGAAGACTCAAATGA